From Pseudarthrobacter equi, a single genomic window includes:
- a CDS encoding C40 family peptidase, giving the protein MPRFLPTSLLPGLRAASGRKTAALCAAVVLLGSIGLPAAAAPGAHLPAAPAPASPALPSPEDIAAAKASEAATADQVAAIERILGDASDAQQAAFAVAMQANNSYSEALVELQQRSEAASVAAARATAAQAEQDKTRKQVGQLAGDLYRNGGLNPTLGTLVSGTGESLQQAATLQALSAGRSRAFEAADAAATASQTLTAAAGDATKAADEAARTAEARKTGAEQANAAQAAAVADARARRTVLVDQLAQLRNTTVELESARVDGLERQREEARLAAVTAAANAAAATANSQGSEARAGETGANQGGSAAATAVVAPAAPAPAPAPAPAPAAPAPAPAPAAPAPAAPVPAPAPAPAPAPAPAPAPAPAPAPAPAPAPPTTGGATLETAISVALSKVGSPYFYQWGGTGPTGFDCSGLVQTAFAAAGKYLPRTASQQYAAAPVHVPLSQARRGDLLVWGSGPDFYHVAIYLGNGQVVQALNPQEGIGVTQLSSMAGMQLHPYAARY; this is encoded by the coding sequence ATGCCGAGGTTTCTGCCTACATCGCTTTTGCCCGGCCTTCGGGCTGCGTCCGGCCGGAAAACGGCAGCGCTGTGCGCCGCCGTCGTACTTCTGGGATCCATAGGCCTTCCCGCAGCAGCCGCCCCGGGCGCGCACCTTCCCGCCGCGCCGGCTCCGGCTTCGCCCGCCCTTCCCTCCCCTGAGGACATTGCTGCTGCGAAGGCCAGCGAAGCGGCAACAGCAGACCAGGTCGCCGCGATCGAACGCATCCTTGGGGACGCCTCGGACGCCCAGCAGGCGGCTTTTGCTGTGGCAATGCAGGCAAACAACTCCTACAGCGAAGCCCTGGTGGAGCTGCAGCAGCGGTCGGAGGCCGCGTCCGTGGCCGCTGCCCGCGCAACAGCAGCGCAAGCGGAGCAGGACAAGACCCGCAAGCAGGTGGGACAGCTGGCCGGTGACCTCTACCGGAACGGCGGCCTGAACCCAACGCTCGGGACCCTGGTCAGCGGCACCGGCGAAAGCCTGCAGCAGGCCGCAACGCTTCAGGCGCTGTCCGCCGGCCGCAGCCGCGCCTTCGAGGCGGCCGACGCTGCCGCCACCGCATCGCAAACCCTGACGGCTGCGGCAGGAGACGCCACAAAGGCAGCGGATGAAGCGGCCCGGACCGCCGAAGCACGGAAAACCGGCGCCGAGCAGGCCAACGCCGCCCAGGCCGCGGCCGTGGCGGATGCCCGTGCCCGGCGGACCGTCCTGGTGGACCAGCTGGCGCAGTTGCGCAACACGACGGTGGAGCTCGAATCCGCCCGGGTGGACGGGCTCGAACGGCAGCGCGAGGAAGCGCGCCTGGCTGCCGTGACGGCCGCGGCCAACGCAGCGGCAGCCACTGCAAATTCCCAAGGCAGTGAAGCCCGGGCTGGTGAAACCGGGGCCAACCAGGGCGGATCAGCGGCCGCGACCGCAGTTGTGGCTCCAGCTGCCCCGGCGCCGGCACCTGCACCGGCCCCTGCACCGGCGGCTCCGGCCCCCGCTCCGGCTCCTGCGGCACCGGCCCCCGCTGCTCCTGTTCCCGCCCCAGCTCCGGCTCCAGCCCCAGCCCCCGCGCCCGCACCTGCGCCCGCTCCGGCCCCAGCCCCCGCGCCCGCACCAGCTCCCCCAACTACCGGCGGCGCCACTCTCGAAACAGCCATCTCCGTGGCCCTCAGCAAGGTGGGTTCGCCGTACTTCTACCAGTGGGGCGGCACGGGACCCACCGGCTTCGATTGCTCGGGGCTCGTGCAGACAGCATTCGCTGCCGCCGGGAAGTACCTGCCCCGGACCGCCAGCCAGCAGTACGCTGCCGCTCCCGTCCACGTGCCCCTCTCGCAGGCCCGCCGCGGCGACCTCCTGGTGTGGGGCTCAGGACCGGATTTCTACCATGTGGCCATCTACCTGGGGAACGGCCAGGTGGTGCAGGCACTCAACCCGCAGGAGGGAATCGGCGTCACCCAGCTCAGTTCCATGGCCGGGATGCAGCTGCACCCCTACGCGGCGAGGTACTAA
- a CDS encoding cation diffusion facilitator family transporter, with amino-acid sequence MGHDHSHTHGITATGRHRKRLVAVLAITLSVVLIQVAGAFLSGSLALLADAGHMLSDAAGVTIALLAAWIAGRPASDQRTYGYQRAEVLAALANALILIVISVVIFTEAIRRIGSVPEVHTDIMLFAAILGAVANLVSLLILRGAHQESLNVRGAYLEVLGDLLGSFAVIIAAVVIIFTGYQAADTIASVVIALMILPRAWSLLRDVVDVLLEASPKGVEVQMIREHILSVDGVTDVHDIHIWTITSGVPVFSAHVVVEDGVLNARGADQLLDKLVTCLGSHFDTDHCTFQLEPASHSEHEERQHA; translated from the coding sequence ATGGGACACGACCACAGCCACACGCACGGAATCACCGCCACCGGGCGGCACCGCAAACGGCTGGTGGCCGTCCTGGCGATTACGCTGAGCGTGGTGCTGATCCAGGTGGCGGGCGCCTTCCTGTCCGGATCACTCGCCCTGCTGGCGGACGCAGGCCACATGCTGTCCGATGCCGCTGGCGTCACGATCGCCCTCCTGGCCGCCTGGATAGCGGGCAGGCCCGCCAGCGACCAGCGGACCTACGGGTATCAGCGCGCCGAAGTCCTTGCCGCCCTGGCCAACGCGCTGATCCTGATTGTCATCTCTGTGGTGATCTTCACCGAGGCCATCCGCAGGATCGGATCCGTGCCTGAAGTCCACACCGACATCATGCTCTTCGCCGCCATCCTCGGCGCCGTGGCCAACCTGGTCTCGCTGCTGATCCTCCGCGGCGCCCATCAGGAAAGTCTCAACGTCCGCGGCGCCTACCTGGAAGTCCTGGGGGACCTGCTGGGCTCCTTCGCCGTGATCATTGCGGCCGTGGTCATCATTTTCACCGGCTACCAGGCGGCGGATACGATCGCCTCGGTCGTGATCGCCCTGATGATCCTGCCGCGGGCCTGGAGCCTGCTCCGGGACGTGGTGGACGTGCTGCTGGAGGCCAGCCCCAAGGGTGTGGAAGTGCAGATGATCCGCGAACACATCCTTTCGGTGGACGGCGTCACTGACGTACACGACATCCACATCTGGACCATCACCTCCGGAGTGCCGGTCTTTTCGGCCCATGTGGTGGTGGAGGACGGCGTCCTCAATGCCCGGGGCGCCGACCAGCTGCTGGACAAGCTTGTCACCTGCCTGGGCTCCCACTTTGACACCGACCACTGCACCTTCCAGCTTGAGCCGGCCAGCCACTCCGAACACGAGGAACGCCAGCACGCCTGA
- a CDS encoding metallopeptidase family protein has product MPASLPPGLPIIPEGPHEPRGFTMSPDEFEAAVSDALDSIPTKLARAMDNVAVFIDDDYEPHPGEDPDTVLLGLYEGVPLTERDSWWDAGSLPDRITIFREPILEICDSREDVIHEVAVTVVHEIAHHFGISDERLHELGWG; this is encoded by the coding sequence ATGCCTGCAAGCCTTCCGCCCGGTCTCCCCATCATCCCGGAGGGCCCGCACGAACCGCGGGGTTTCACCATGTCCCCGGACGAGTTCGAGGCCGCCGTCTCCGACGCCCTGGACAGCATCCCAACGAAGCTGGCGCGGGCCATGGACAATGTGGCCGTCTTCATTGATGACGACTACGAACCGCACCCGGGAGAAGACCCGGACACCGTGCTGCTGGGCCTGTATGAGGGCGTGCCCCTGACTGAACGGGATTCCTGGTGGGACGCCGGATCACTGCCCGACCGGATCACGATATTCCGAGAACCCATTCTCGAAATCTGTGATTCGCGCGAGGATGTCATCCACGAGGTGGCAGTGACGGTGGTCCACGAGATCGCGCACCATTTCGGCATTTCGGACGAGCGGCTGCACGAGCTCGGCTGGGGCTAG
- a CDS encoding DMT family transporter, whose translation MPSTTPVSSPASASSAAAPVKALGIAAMAVTVVLWASAFVGIRAIGPHFSPGSLTLGRLAIAAVVLAAVALPKILKTRLVPRGREWWPILAYGVMWFGGYNVALNAAEHVLDAGTSALLINVNPILVAIMAGIFLKEGFPRWLLIGSTIAFAGVALIALGSGAPGRPGESATTDMAGVLLCLLAAVLAAVSVIIQKPVLRKFPAAQATWFGILVGAVCCLPFAGQLVSEVQAAPPAATAGLVYLGIFPTAIAFTTWAYALSLVDAGKLAATTYLVPGTTVLISWLLLGEIPTAWGLVGGLVCLVGVSLTRRRTRTRRGGAGEAARGGASGAAGGVSSQNPAVPGDNRD comes from the coding sequence ATGCCTTCCACTACCCCTGTCAGCAGTCCCGCTTCGGCGTCATCGGCGGCCGCCCCCGTCAAGGCACTGGGCATCGCTGCCATGGCCGTCACCGTGGTCCTGTGGGCTTCGGCGTTCGTGGGTATCCGCGCCATCGGCCCGCACTTCTCCCCCGGCTCCCTGACGCTGGGCAGGCTGGCGATTGCCGCCGTCGTGCTCGCCGCCGTGGCGCTGCCGAAAATACTGAAGACCCGCCTCGTGCCGCGGGGCCGCGAGTGGTGGCCCATCCTGGCGTACGGGGTCATGTGGTTCGGTGGTTACAACGTGGCGCTGAACGCTGCCGAGCATGTCCTCGACGCAGGTACCAGCGCCTTGCTCATCAACGTCAATCCCATCCTGGTGGCCATCATGGCAGGCATCTTCCTCAAGGAAGGCTTTCCGCGCTGGTTGCTCATCGGCAGCACCATCGCCTTCGCCGGCGTCGCCCTCATCGCGCTGGGGTCCGGTGCACCCGGCCGGCCAGGGGAAAGCGCGACGACGGACATGGCCGGCGTGCTCCTCTGCCTCCTTGCCGCGGTGCTCGCCGCAGTCAGCGTCATCATCCAGAAGCCGGTGCTGCGGAAGTTTCCCGCGGCCCAGGCCACGTGGTTCGGCATCCTGGTGGGCGCGGTATGCTGCCTCCCCTTCGCCGGGCAGCTGGTGTCCGAGGTGCAGGCCGCACCGCCCGCGGCAACCGCGGGGCTGGTGTACCTGGGGATCTTTCCCACAGCAATCGCCTTCACCACCTGGGCCTATGCGTTGTCGCTGGTGGACGCCGGAAAGCTGGCGGCCACCACCTACCTGGTTCCGGGAACGACGGTGCTGATTTCGTGGCTCCTGCTGGGTGAGATCCCCACGGCCTGGGGCCTGGTGGGCGGGCTGGTGTGCCTGGTGGGCGTCAGCCTGACGCGCCGCCGGACCCGCACCCGCCGCGGCGGTGCCGGTGAGGCTGCCCGCGGCGGCGCCAGTGGGGCTGCCGGGGGTGTTTCATCACAAAATCCCGCCGTCCCGGGGGACAATCGCGACTAA
- a CDS encoding DsbA family protein encodes MVSSPAPPRDTARLVRTVIWIVLAAAVIGGVAWYAVFAANKEQNAAPPAPGSGSEQLVRENSYRLTAPAVEKAQLVEFLDFECPACGSIHPVVEELKAEFGDRITFVNRHFPLAAHANSGQAALAAEAASQQGKYQEMANRLFDAQPQWAGQQQSQAPLFRTYAEELGLDLAQFDAAVADQETEERVLADIADGEALGVHGTPTFFLNGEKLTLTTKAEFRQKLADAVK; translated from the coding sequence ATGGTCTCAAGCCCTGCCCCACCCCGTGATACCGCACGCCTCGTCAGGACAGTGATCTGGATTGTGCTGGCAGCCGCCGTCATCGGTGGAGTGGCCTGGTACGCCGTGTTCGCCGCTAACAAGGAGCAAAATGCGGCTCCGCCCGCGCCGGGATCGGGGTCCGAACAGCTCGTCCGGGAGAACAGCTACCGCCTCACCGCGCCGGCCGTGGAAAAAGCGCAGTTGGTGGAGTTCCTGGATTTCGAATGCCCCGCGTGCGGGTCCATCCATCCCGTGGTGGAGGAACTCAAAGCCGAGTTTGGCGACAGGATTACCTTCGTGAACAGGCACTTCCCGCTGGCGGCCCACGCCAACTCCGGCCAGGCGGCACTCGCTGCCGAGGCGGCAAGCCAGCAGGGCAAGTACCAGGAAATGGCCAACAGGTTGTTCGACGCCCAGCCGCAGTGGGCCGGCCAGCAACAGTCACAGGCCCCCTTGTTCCGCACGTACGCGGAGGAACTCGGATTGGACCTGGCGCAGTTCGATGCAGCCGTGGCTGACCAGGAAACCGAAGAGCGCGTCCTGGCGGACATTGCCGACGGCGAGGCGTTGGGCGTCCACGGGACGCCCACCTTCTTCCTCAACGGGGAGAAACTGACGCTCACCACCAAAGCCGAATTCCGGCAGAAACTCGCCGACGCCGTCAAATAG
- a CDS encoding PHP domain-containing protein, with amino-acid sequence MDAVAALNEIAFWLERGRAATFKVQAFRKAAAAISALPPDEVAARARNGRLKSMKSIGDRTFQVIQQAVDGSVPDYLADLREKGAQPLAVGGAAVRKALRGDLHSHSEWSDGGSPIEVMVAAAEVLGREYLALTDHSPNLTIANGLSAERLAKQLDVVAAINDGSKDGGAHDGTVRLLTGIEVDILESGELDQDPELLDRLDIVVASVHSKLRADRKTMTARMLGGILAPHSNILGHCTGRLVEGSRGTRPQSEFDAKEIFAACAENNVAVEINSRPERQDPPDDLIKLAVEAGCLFSIDSDAHAPGQLDFLQYGAERAERNDVPLERIITTWPVDRLLDWAAT; translated from the coding sequence ATGGATGCCGTCGCAGCGCTCAACGAGATCGCCTTCTGGCTGGAGCGCGGACGCGCTGCCACCTTCAAAGTCCAGGCGTTCCGCAAGGCCGCCGCCGCCATCAGCGCCCTGCCACCGGACGAAGTGGCCGCGCGGGCGCGGAACGGCCGGCTGAAGTCAATGAAGAGCATAGGTGACAGGACTTTCCAGGTGATCCAGCAGGCGGTGGACGGATCCGTCCCGGACTACCTCGCTGACCTCCGCGAGAAAGGCGCGCAGCCACTGGCCGTCGGCGGAGCCGCCGTCCGAAAAGCCTTGCGCGGCGACCTGCACAGCCACAGCGAATGGTCCGACGGCGGCTCCCCCATTGAAGTAATGGTTGCCGCCGCGGAGGTTCTGGGCCGGGAGTACCTGGCCCTGACCGACCACTCCCCCAACCTGACCATCGCCAACGGCCTTTCCGCCGAACGCCTGGCGAAGCAGCTCGACGTGGTGGCCGCCATCAACGACGGCAGTAAGGACGGTGGTGCGCACGACGGCACGGTCCGGCTGCTGACGGGCATCGAAGTGGACATCCTGGAATCCGGTGAGCTGGACCAGGACCCGGAACTGTTGGACCGGCTGGACATCGTGGTGGCCAGCGTCCACTCGAAGCTCCGGGCAGACCGTAAAACCATGACCGCGCGGATGCTCGGCGGCATCCTGGCGCCGCACAGCAACATCCTGGGCCACTGCACGGGCCGGCTGGTGGAAGGCTCGCGCGGCACCCGCCCCCAGTCCGAATTCGATGCCAAGGAAATATTCGCCGCCTGCGCCGAGAACAACGTTGCCGTCGAGATCAACTCCCGGCCAGAGCGGCAGGACCCGCCGGATGATCTGATCAAGCTGGCCGTGGAAGCAGGCTGCCTGTTCTCCATCGACAGCGACGCGCACGCGCCCGGGCAGCTGGATTTCCTCCAGTACGGGGCCGAGCGGGCCGAACGCAATGACGTGCCGCTGGAGCGGATCATCACCACCTGGCCGGTGGACAGGCTCCTTGACTGGGCGGCCACCTAA
- a CDS encoding polysaccharide deacetylase family protein: MQRAPKGQPLQKAPPPARSRWSIPTFAGRQLREKFKTGRAAATAAGTTLLVLSTFISTVALAPAANAAELVTVSLTFDDAHLNQVAAADYMNSKGLKGTFYVPSGYLNSDSSHMNTAQALALQTAGNEIGGHSVTHADLAFADTGEVTRQICNDRTSLTGLGFRVTSFAYPYASSTPAIENIANTCGYNSARGLGDIASHIAGSETFPLAETMPPADPFLTKAPDQADSTWTLQNLKDLTLKAEPGGGWIQYTFHHIGVATEPLSVTTENFRALIDFLAAEQSAGRVIVKTVDQVIGGAVKTNGAGPQPPAPLTSGNLIRNPGFETAGPIAGDAPACWVPGGYGINTYTYSTVAAAHTGTAAQQLVMSSYQSGNAKILPPLDTGQCTPTVTPGQRYTMSGWYNSTAQTQFELYYRLGTGNWQYWTSSPFFASSASFTQVSYTSPPVPAGATAMSMSLTLVSTGTLVTDDYSLTKAVLDPGAFQPMTPVRLLDTRTSGGPVAPRGTVSFQVGGASGIPASVAAVTFNLTVTNPTSNGFVTAYASGTTRPNASNLNYDTGQTVPNSVTVPVGADGKVTLYSESAGTANLIADVSGYYAAGTAVANGSFKAVAPARFLDTRNTGTPVAPKGTVSFQVGGNSGIPAGVSAVTFNLTVANSTSNGVVTAFASGTSVPTASNLNYDRGQIVPNRVTVPVGADGKVSLYNDSAGTAHLIADVSGYYLAGIVSLPGMFQAITPNRFLDTRSGNPVGANGTISVQVGSVGGVPATASATIFNLTVANPTRNGFVTAYPSGASLPNASNVNYAAGQIVPNSVTVPLGADGKVNLTNSSTGTTHLIADVSGYFL, encoded by the coding sequence ATGCAGCGCGCCCCGAAAGGCCAGCCCCTGCAAAAAGCCCCTCCACCGGCCAGGAGCCGATGGAGCATTCCCACGTTTGCGGGCCGCCAGCTCCGCGAAAAATTCAAGACCGGCCGGGCCGCTGCCACCGCGGCGGGAACAACGCTGCTCGTCCTGTCGACCTTCATCAGCACGGTGGCCCTGGCACCTGCGGCCAACGCTGCGGAACTCGTCACGGTGTCCCTGACGTTCGACGATGCACACCTGAACCAGGTAGCGGCGGCGGACTACATGAACTCCAAGGGTTTGAAGGGTACGTTCTATGTGCCATCGGGCTACTTGAATTCGGATTCTTCGCACATGAACACAGCCCAGGCCCTCGCCCTACAGACAGCCGGAAACGAGATCGGCGGGCACAGCGTCACCCACGCCGACCTGGCCTTTGCAGATACCGGCGAAGTGACCCGGCAGATCTGCAACGACCGCACCAGCCTGACGGGCCTTGGTTTCCGGGTGACGAGCTTTGCGTATCCGTATGCCTCATCGACTCCTGCCATCGAAAACATTGCCAACACCTGCGGGTACAACAGCGCGCGTGGCCTGGGTGACATCGCCAGCCACATCGCGGGAAGCGAAACATTCCCGCTGGCGGAGACCATGCCTCCGGCGGATCCGTTCCTCACCAAGGCGCCGGACCAGGCCGACAGCACCTGGACACTCCAGAACCTCAAAGACCTGACCCTCAAGGCCGAGCCGGGTGGCGGCTGGATCCAGTACACGTTCCACCACATCGGAGTGGCCACTGAACCTCTTTCCGTGACCACCGAGAACTTCCGGGCCCTCATCGACTTCCTGGCCGCTGAGCAGAGCGCCGGCCGGGTGATCGTCAAGACCGTTGACCAGGTGATTGGCGGAGCGGTGAAGACCAACGGCGCCGGACCACAGCCGCCGGCACCCCTCACCTCGGGAAACCTCATCCGTAACCCGGGGTTTGAAACGGCGGGCCCCATTGCCGGAGATGCCCCTGCGTGCTGGGTACCGGGTGGATACGGGATCAACACGTACACGTACAGCACAGTAGCTGCTGCGCATACGGGGACAGCGGCCCAGCAGCTGGTCATGTCGTCCTACCAGAGCGGGAATGCCAAGATCCTGCCGCCGCTGGACACGGGCCAGTGCACGCCGACGGTGACGCCGGGACAGAGATACACGATGTCCGGGTGGTACAACTCGACGGCCCAGACCCAGTTCGAGCTGTACTACAGGCTGGGTACGGGCAACTGGCAGTACTGGACATCGAGCCCGTTCTTTGCTTCGTCCGCGAGCTTCACCCAGGTGTCGTACACATCGCCACCCGTTCCTGCCGGTGCTACTGCCATGAGCATGTCCTTGACACTGGTCAGCACGGGAACCCTGGTGACGGACGACTACAGCCTGACAAAGGCGGTTCTTGACCCGGGCGCCTTCCAGCCCATGACGCCGGTGCGTCTGCTGGATACAAGGACGAGTGGCGGTCCCGTCGCGCCCAGGGGGACGGTTTCGTTCCAGGTGGGCGGAGCCAGCGGGATCCCGGCAAGCGTTGCAGCGGTGACCTTCAACCTGACCGTCACCAACCCCACCTCCAACGGATTCGTCACGGCGTACGCGTCAGGCACCACGCGGCCCAATGCTTCGAACCTGAACTATGACACCGGGCAAACAGTCCCGAACAGTGTCACGGTTCCGGTGGGTGCCGACGGCAAGGTCACGCTCTACAGCGAGTCGGCTGGCACGGCCAACCTGATTGCCGACGTTTCCGGCTACTACGCAGCCGGAACGGCAGTGGCGAACGGGTCGTTCAAGGCAGTGGCGCCGGCACGGTTCCTTGACACGCGGAATACGGGCACGCCCGTGGCTCCGAAGGGAACCGTTTCCTTCCAGGTTGGCGGAAACAGCGGTATTCCGGCAGGCGTTTCGGCAGTGACCTTCAACCTGACGGTCGCCAACTCGACGTCCAACGGCGTCGTCACGGCGTTTGCCTCGGGCACCAGCGTCCCCACGGCGTCGAACCTGAACTACGACAGGGGACAGATTGTCCCGAACAGGGTCACGGTTCCGGTGGGTGCCGACGGCAAGGTCTCGCTGTACAACGACTCTGCCGGCACCGCCCACCTGATCGCAGACGTATCCGGGTACTACCTGGCGGGCATCGTGAGCCTGCCCGGCATGTTCCAGGCGATTACGCCTAACCGCTTCCTCGACACCAGGAGCGGAAACCCGGTGGGTGCCAACGGGACTATCTCCGTCCAGGTTGGAAGCGTCGGCGGGGTTCCGGCAACGGCCTCGGCGACCATCTTCAACCTGACCGTAGCCAATCCGACCAGGAACGGCTTCGTCACGGCCTACCCGTCCGGCGCGTCCCTGCCGAATGCCTCCAACGTGAACTACGCCGCCGGGCAGATTGTCCCGAACAGCGTCACTGTTCCCCTGGGAGCGGACGGCAAGGTCAACCTCACCAACAGCTCAACCGGCACAACGCATCTGATCGCCGACGTCTCGGGATATTTCCTCTGA
- a CDS encoding glycoside hydrolase family 68 protein, with amino-acid sequence MHKHPQSPRKLRWRTAAAALAASVAASAFLAVPSAQANEPADPPAAQQLPSPTPGFALPTKHTQQAVDPASDFTSKWTRADAKQIMAQSNPSVAPGQNSMSPDVTMPEIPEDFPAMNDDVWVWDTWSLTDENANQISYKGYDVIFSLVADRHAGYGFDQRHWNARIGYFFRKTNADPAKDKWNYGGHLFLDNTSIGNTEWSGSTRLMQGNQVNVFYTATTFHDVAERNAGGGGIAPDAAIAKALGKIHADKNGVTFDGFQHTKLLEPDGKLYQNKAQNPGFAFRDPYTFADPAHPGKTYMVFEGNTAGNRGDYQCKGEDLGYQPGDPHAESLTDVQNTGSHYQTANVGLAVADNKDLTKWSFLPPILSANCVNDQTERPQIFIQNENGKNKYYLYTISHQFTYADGMRGPDGVYGFVGDGIRSDYQPVNNSGLALGSPTDLNLPANNPSGSISGQQNGRQFQAYSHYVQPNGLVQSFIDNVNGVRGGSLSPTVKINFKNGVTQVDRSFGQNGLGPFGYLPTNKRIGGEGLYK; translated from the coding sequence ATGCACAAGCACCCCCAATCACCCCGGAAGCTGCGGTGGCGGACCGCCGCCGCAGCCCTGGCGGCGTCCGTTGCGGCCTCGGCCTTCTTGGCCGTCCCCTCGGCACAGGCCAACGAACCCGCTGACCCGCCGGCCGCCCAGCAGCTCCCGTCGCCCACGCCCGGCTTCGCCCTCCCCACCAAGCACACCCAGCAGGCTGTTGACCCGGCGTCGGACTTCACTTCAAAGTGGACCCGTGCGGACGCCAAGCAGATCATGGCGCAGAGCAACCCCTCCGTTGCACCGGGCCAGAACTCCATGAGCCCCGACGTCACCATGCCGGAAATCCCTGAAGATTTCCCCGCCATGAACGACGACGTCTGGGTCTGGGACACCTGGTCCCTGACGGATGAAAACGCCAACCAGATCAGCTACAAGGGCTACGACGTCATCTTCTCCCTGGTTGCCGACCGCCACGCCGGCTATGGCTTCGACCAGCGCCACTGGAATGCCCGCATCGGATACTTCTTCCGCAAGACCAACGCCGATCCGGCCAAAGACAAGTGGAACTACGGCGGACACCTGTTCCTGGACAACACGTCCATCGGCAACACCGAATGGTCCGGCTCCACGCGCCTCATGCAGGGCAACCAGGTCAACGTCTTCTACACCGCCACCACGTTCCACGATGTGGCAGAGCGCAACGCCGGTGGCGGCGGAATCGCTCCCGACGCCGCAATCGCCAAGGCACTGGGCAAGATCCATGCCGACAAGAACGGCGTGACGTTCGACGGCTTCCAGCACACCAAGCTGCTGGAACCGGACGGCAAGCTGTACCAGAACAAGGCCCAGAACCCGGGCTTCGCCTTCCGCGACCCGTACACCTTCGCTGACCCGGCGCACCCGGGTAAGACCTACATGGTTTTTGAGGGCAACACCGCCGGAAACCGCGGCGACTACCAGTGCAAGGGCGAGGACCTGGGCTACCAGCCGGGCGATCCGCACGCTGAAAGCCTGACCGATGTCCAGAACACCGGTTCGCACTACCAGACCGCCAACGTGGGCCTGGCCGTCGCCGACAACAAGGACCTCACCAAGTGGTCCTTCCTGCCGCCGATCCTGTCCGCCAACTGCGTCAACGACCAGACTGAGCGCCCGCAGATCTTCATCCAGAACGAGAACGGCAAGAACAAGTACTACCTGTACACAATCAGCCACCAGTTCACGTATGCGGACGGCATGCGCGGTCCCGACGGCGTCTACGGCTTCGTGGGCGACGGCATCCGCTCCGACTATCAGCCGGTCAACAACAGCGGCCTGGCGCTCGGCTCACCCACCGACCTCAACCTTCCGGCCAATAACCCGAGTGGAAGTATCTCGGGCCAGCAGAATGGCCGGCAGTTCCAGGCATACTCGCACTACGTCCAGCCCAACGGCCTGGTGCAGTCGTTCATCGACAACGTCAACGGCGTCCGCGGCGGATCCCTGTCCCCGACCGTCAAGATCAACTTCAAGAACGGCGTGACCCAGGTGGACCGCAGCTTCGGCCAGAACGGCCTGGGCCCGTTCGGCTACCTGCCTACCAATAAGCGAATTGGCGGCGAAGGCCTCTACAAGTAA
- a CDS encoding Asp23/Gls24 family envelope stress response protein, which produces MEYQNPQPTPGVHRGAVPVPAAVPGPGRTVISETAVAKVAGIAARAVPGVYSLGSGPSRALGAIRDAVGSTDHATGVRAEVGETQVAVDISLVASYGTPLHSLANQVRAAVYRAVEELVGLQVIEVNVEVTDVYVPPPVKPAVSGSPEREALL; this is translated from the coding sequence ATGGAATACCAGAACCCACAACCCACACCGGGTGTCCACCGCGGGGCCGTGCCGGTTCCCGCTGCGGTGCCGGGGCCGGGCCGCACCGTCATTTCCGAAACCGCCGTGGCCAAGGTTGCCGGTATCGCCGCCAGGGCGGTCCCCGGTGTCTATTCCCTTGGTTCGGGCCCGTCCCGGGCGCTGGGTGCCATCCGGGATGCCGTGGGCAGTACCGACCATGCCACGGGGGTCAGGGCGGAAGTCGGCGAAACGCAGGTGGCTGTCGACATCAGCCTGGTTGCCAGTTACGGCACGCCCCTGCATTCCTTGGCCAACCAGGTCCGCGCCGCGGTCTACCGGGCCGTGGAGGAACTCGTAGGGCTTCAGGTCATCGAGGTGAACGTGGAGGTCACCGACGTCTACGTGCCGCCGCCCGTCAAGCCGGCAGTCTCCGGCTCTCCGGAAAGGGAGGCATTGCTGTGA